In one Lolium rigidum isolate FL_2022 chromosome 3, APGP_CSIRO_Lrig_0.1, whole genome shotgun sequence genomic region, the following are encoded:
- the LOC124701897 gene encoding histone H4 isoform X1, which yields MSGRGKGGKGLGKGGPAIRRLARRGGVKRISGLIYEETRGVLKIFLENVIRDAVTYTEHARRKTVTAMDVVYALKRQGRTLYGFGG from the exons ATGTCTGGGCGCGGCAAGGGCGGCAAGGGGCTGGGCAAGGGCGGC CCGGCCATCCGCCGCCTTGCTCGCCGTGGCGGCGTGAAGCGCATCTCCGGGCTCATCTATGAGGAGACCCGTGGCGTGCTCAAGATcttcctcgagaacgtcatccgcgacgCCGTCACCTACACCGAGCACGCGCGCCGCAAGACCGTCACCGCCATGGACGTCGTCTACGCGCTCAAGCGACAGGGACGCACCCTCTACGGCTTTGGCGGCTAG
- the LOC124701897 gene encoding histone H4 isoform X2, which yields MSGRGKGGKGLGKGGAKRHRKVLRDNIQGITKPAIRRLARRGGVKRISGLIYEETRGVLKIFLENVIRDAVTYTEHARRKTVTAMDVVYALKRQGRTLYGFGG from the coding sequence ATGTCTGGGCGCGGCAAGGGCGGCAAGGGGCTGGGCAAGGGCGGCGCCAAGCGCCACCGGAAGGTGCTGCGCGACAACATCCAGGGCATCACCAAGCCGGCCATCCGCCGCCTTGCTCGCCGTGGCGGCGTGAAGCGCATCTCCGGGCTCATCTATGAGGAGACCCGTGGCGTGCTCAAGATcttcctcgagaacgtcatccgcgacgCCGTCACCTACACCGAGCACGCGCGCCGCAAGACCGTCACCGCCATGGACGTCGTCTACGCGCTCAAGCGACAGGGACGCACCCTCTACGGCTTTGGCGGCTAG